The DNA sequence CTCAAATAGTAGAATTTCAGCTTGTTCATTGGTTCTTCTTGCTTTCGCTGCAGCTGAAGGTCCAGCTGATAGTCCGCCTATAATGATGATCCTTTCTTTCATGCCTTTTATATTTGTTTCTAGTATTTGTTCTTTGTCTACTTTGCAAAGATGAGGGAGGGAAACGTATATTTCTGATGACTTATATCAATAAAATATTAATATGAACATATTTGCATGTTAAAAATATGTGAATAAAGTCAATAACTGAAAAGTTATATGAATCAGTTGCTTAGCTCAGCATATATAGATGGTGAGCTATAAAAAAGAAAACTTGGGAAAGGAAGACAAAGATGGCTATCGGGTTTTCTTTTTGGAAAGGTAGTTTGTAATAAAGGTATGACAGACCAAAAGCGACAATAAACCACATCAGGTAATTTTGTAATGGAATATCAGGGGATAGCCAGTGCCAAAAGTCAAGGTGAATAGCAACTGGTTCGATCAGTACATCAGTAAGCATCATCAAAAGTGCAGCAATCAAAGCTTTCGTCAGTGGAAGGTAGTTAAGTTGAAGCTTGCTGATGATTTGTTGGACAGATGCTGCAATTGAGTAGGTAAGCATCATCCAGTTTAGTCCAATCGTAAAAGGAACGCCAAAAGCTTTCCATCCCAGCATTTCGCCATAGGTGTACTCTCCAAAAAGTAGTCCAGTCTGGACACCTGCTACTTCTACCCAATAACCTATCAGAAAGCTGATCGCTAGAAATGAAATAGCATTTCGATTCCATTCCTGATGAAACAGCAGCAAAATAGTGGATGTAAGCAGCAGGTTCAAAGGAGTCAGCTCAGTAAAAGAATCAAATGGTGTAAGAGCATTTAAAGTGTCTTGCATAAAAGGGGAAATCATTCCCAGAAAGCCAAAAAAATGTAAGGCAATCAGCAATGACAGGGCACCTGTAAAAAGAGGTTCCTGTAAAGGTGTAGTTTGTTTAGAAAGTGTCTTTACGGGCATGTTTTGGAAGTCAGTTAGTCAATTCAAATGTTTAGAGTACAAGAACCTAAGGTGATATCAAATTGTTTGCTTCTGCTATCAGTAAGTAGACTCTATTTCTAAACTTCGTTATCTTCACCATCAAATTTACATTTTTTGAAGAGATATGAATCATCCGACCGTAACAGTGGTTTGCCTCAGTTATCAACACAGAGAGTTTGTGGAGGAAGCATTGAACTCTGTATTTACTCAGACTTATCAACCTATAGAGTTGATTGTGGTGGATGATGCCAGTACTGATAGAAGTCAGGAAAGGATCAGGGAAGTACTGAAAGATAAACCTGCGGTGCGCTTTATCGCGAATCAGGTTAATCAGGGAAACTGCAAGGCTTTCAATAGTGCGCTTTCATATGCAAGTGGGAAGTACATTATTGATTTGGCAGCAGACGATGTAATGTACCCTGACCGAATCGAACAGCAGGTACAGCTTTTTGAGTCACTGTCTGAGGAGTATGCTGTAGTATTTTCGGATACGCATTTTATCAATGAGGCAGGGGATAGAATTGGAGAAACTTTCTACAAACGGAATCGAGAAGGTGTATTAGAGGAGAAAGTACCTTCAGGAAATATCTA is a window from the Limibacter armeniacum genome containing:
- a CDS encoding carotenoid biosynthesis protein — translated: MPVKTLSKQTTPLQEPLFTGALSLLIALHFFGFLGMISPFMQDTLNALTPFDSFTELTPLNLLLTSTILLLFHQEWNRNAISFLAISFLIGYWVEVAGVQTGLLFGEYTYGEMLGWKAFGVPFTIGLNWMMLTYSIAASVQQIISKLQLNYLPLTKALIAALLMMLTDVLIEPVAIHLDFWHWLSPDIPLQNYLMWFIVAFGLSYLYYKLPFQKENPIAIFVFLSQVFFFIAHHLYMLS